From a region of the Pseudanabaena sp. ABRG5-3 genome:
- a CDS encoding NADH-quinone oxidoreductase subunit M has translation MLSALIWLPVIGALAIALLPQNQSKKGAIIVASAILILDVILLKQFDTNLAAFQLSENLPWLENLGLNYSLGVDGLSLPLVVLNGLLTWLIICFCENQIKERFKLFQVLMLLIHAGVSGAMLSTNTLLFVLFYELVLIPLYLIIAVWGGAQRGYAAMKFLIFTAVSGILVLVGFLALGWLTANPRPIFDYSTLQTLSLPLEVQITLLVVLLLGFSIKAPFVPFHSWLPDTYVESATPTVMMLGGIVAKLGTYGLFRFCVGLFPDAWAILAPYIAIWAGLGVLYGAMVAISQRDLKRMVAYSSIGHMSYILLAAAAATPLSLIGGIGQMVSHGLVLALLFYLVGVIEEKVGTRDLDVLNGLLNPLRGLPTTSALLILGGMASAGIPGLVGFIAEFLVFQGTFTKFPIPTIFSIIGTGLTAVYFVILLNRTCFGKLDNATAYYPKVSGLEQLPALILTGVIIFLGVQPVWLVKWSEKATVKIAEQAESKILVSQNLTQSLASPLIKN, from the coding sequence ATGCTTAGTGCGTTAATTTGGCTACCAGTAATTGGTGCTTTAGCGATCGCCTTGCTACCCCAAAATCAATCAAAAAAAGGCGCAATTATCGTAGCAAGTGCCATCCTCATCCTCGATGTGATACTTTTAAAGCAATTTGATACCAATCTCGCTGCTTTCCAACTATCCGAGAATCTACCTTGGCTCGAAAACCTTGGCTTAAACTATAGCCTTGGTGTCGATGGACTGTCCTTGCCTCTAGTTGTCCTCAATGGATTACTCACTTGGTTGATTATTTGTTTTTGCGAAAACCAAATCAAAGAGCGCTTCAAGCTTTTCCAAGTGTTAATGCTGCTCATCCATGCAGGCGTAAGCGGAGCAATGCTCTCAACTAACACCCTTCTGTTCGTTCTCTTCTATGAATTAGTATTAATTCCCCTCTATCTAATCATTGCCGTTTGGGGAGGCGCACAGCGTGGCTATGCTGCAATGAAGTTTCTCATCTTCACCGCAGTCTCAGGCATACTCGTATTAGTTGGCTTCTTGGCTTTAGGTTGGCTCACCGCTAATCCCAGACCAATCTTTGACTATTCCACCCTACAAACCCTTTCCTTGCCTTTAGAAGTGCAGATTACTTTGCTAGTAGTTCTACTATTAGGATTTAGTATCAAGGCTCCCTTTGTGCCTTTCCACAGTTGGCTGCCTGACACCTATGTGGAATCAGCAACTCCAACAGTAATGATGCTTGGTGGTATCGTTGCGAAACTAGGAACCTACGGTCTATTCCGTTTTTGTGTAGGTCTATTCCCCGATGCTTGGGCAATCCTCGCTCCCTATATTGCGATCTGGGCGGGTTTAGGCGTGTTGTATGGCGCAATGGTGGCGATCTCCCAAAGAGATCTCAAACGGATGGTAGCCTATAGCTCGATCGGTCACATGAGTTATATTCTCTTGGCTGCGGCTGCCGCCACACCTCTGAGCCTAATCGGTGGCATTGGTCAGATGGTAAGCCACGGCTTAGTTCTCGCACTGTTGTTCTACCTCGTTGGTGTGATTGAAGAAAAAGTTGGCACAAGAGATTTAGATGTGCTCAACGGATTGCTCAATCCCTTACGTGGTCTGCCAACTACAAGTGCTTTATTGATCCTCGGTGGGATGGCAAGTGCTGGTATCCCCGGACTAGTTGGATTTATTGCTGAGTTTCTAGTTTTCCAAGGTACTTTTACAAAATTCCCGATTCCGACGATCTTCTCGATCATTGGCACTGGTTTAACGGCTGTGTATTTCGTGATTTTGCTCAATCGCACCTGTTTTGGCAAATTGGACAATGCTACAGCCTACTATCCCAAAGTCAGTGGTCTCGAACAGTTACCAGCCTTGATTTTAACTGGAGTGATTATCTTCCTAGGAGTTCAGCCCGTATGGCTAGTTAAATGGAGCGAAAAGGCAACCGTCAAGATTGCTGAGCAAGCAGAAAGTAAAATCCTTGTTTCCCAAAATCTAACCCAGTCTCTGGCATCTCCTCTAATCAAAAATTAA